One window of the Oceanicaulis sp. genome contains the following:
- the secY gene encoding preprotein translocase subunit SecY produces MASAAEQLASNMNFGAFARAKELQKRILFTLLVLVIYRIGTYVPLPGIDPDQFATAFQQQQGGVLGMFNMFSGGAVERMAIFALNVMPYISASIIMQLMAATVPSLERLKKEGGEQGRKQINQYSRYLTVILAAVQAFAIAVSMQNPDPTTNATIAIDPGPFFLVTTVITLVGGTMFLLWLGEQITARGVGNGVSLIIFAGIIAEMPRALFQALEQGATGALPGGVIIAMLIGIILVLTFVVFIERSQRRLLIQYPKRQVGNKMMGGESSFLPLKLNTAGVIPAIFASSLLLLPATVAGFSAQSGPDWLRQVVALLGPGQPLFLGFYAFLIIFFTFFYTSIVFNPEDTADNLKKYGGFLPGIRPGKRTAEYIDYVLSRLTVIGAAYLTLVCLLPEILRAQYAIPFYIGGTALLIVVSVTLDTVGQIQSHLLAHQYEGLIKKTKLRGRKR; encoded by the coding sequence ATGGCGTCAGCCGCCGAACAGCTCGCTTCGAACATGAATTTCGGGGCGTTCGCCCGCGCCAAGGAGCTGCAGAAGCGCATTCTGTTCACGCTCCTGGTGCTCGTCATCTACCGGATCGGCACCTACGTGCCGCTTCCCGGCATCGACCCCGACCAGTTCGCGACCGCCTTCCAGCAACAGCAGGGCGGCGTGCTGGGCATGTTCAACATGTTCTCCGGCGGCGCGGTCGAGCGTATGGCGATCTTCGCGCTGAACGTGATGCCCTACATCTCGGCCTCCATCATCATGCAGCTCATGGCGGCCACCGTGCCGAGCCTGGAGCGGTTGAAGAAGGAAGGCGGCGAGCAGGGCCGCAAGCAGATCAACCAGTATTCGCGCTATCTCACCGTGATCCTGGCGGCCGTTCAGGCGTTCGCCATCGCGGTCAGCATGCAGAACCCCGACCCGACCACGAACGCGACGATCGCGATCGATCCCGGGCCGTTCTTCCTCGTCACCACCGTGATCACGCTGGTCGGCGGGACGATGTTCCTTCTGTGGCTGGGCGAGCAGATCACTGCGCGCGGCGTGGGCAACGGCGTGTCGCTGATCATCTTCGCCGGCATCATCGCTGAGATGCCCCGCGCGCTGTTTCAGGCGCTCGAGCAGGGCGCGACCGGCGCGCTGCCCGGCGGCGTGATCATCGCCATGCTGATCGGCATCATTCTGGTGCTGACCTTCGTGGTGTTCATCGAGCGCTCCCAGCGCCGGCTGCTGATCCAGTATCCCAAGCGCCAGGTGGGCAACAAGATGATGGGCGGGGAGTCGAGCTTCCTGCCGCTGAAGCTGAACACCGCGGGCGTCATTCCGGCGATCTTCGCGAGCTCGCTTCTGCTGCTGCCGGCGACCGTTGCGGGCTTCTCCGCGCAGTCCGGTCCCGACTGGCTGCGCCAGGTCGTGGCGCTGCTCGGCCCGGGCCAGCCGCTCTTCCTGGGGTTCTACGCGTTCCTCATCATCTTCTTCACCTTCTTCTACACCTCGATCGTCTTCAATCCGGAAGACACCGCGGACAATCTGAAGAAGTACGGCGGCTTCCTGCCGGGCATCCGTCCGGGCAAGCGCACCGCGGAGTACATCGACTACGTGCTCTCGCGGCTGACGGTGATCGGCGCGGCCTATCTGACGCTGGTCTGTCTGCTGCCCGAGATCCTGCGCGCGCAATACGCCATCCCGTTCTATATCGGCGGCACCGCGCTGCTCATCGTGGTCTCGGTGACGCTGGACACGGTCGGCCAGATCCAGTCCCACCTGCTGGCGCACCAGTACGAGGGGCTGATCAAGAAGACCAAGCTCAGGGGGCGCAAGCGATGA
- the rplO gene encoding 50S ribosomal protein L15: MRLNELRDNEGATKLRTRVGRGIGSGKGKTGGRGVKGQKSRSGVAIKGFEGGQMPLHQRLPKRGFTKPNRARFVEVTLGRLQAAIDAGKLDAKSAVDGEALVKSGVIRRVRDGVRLIGGGELKAKLNITVAGASGPAKAAVEKAGGSVTETRAKADAEA; encoded by the coding sequence ATGCGCTTGAACGAACTGCGCGACAACGAAGGCGCGACCAAGCTGCGCACGCGCGTCGGGCGCGGCATCGGCTCGGGCAAGGGCAAGACCGGCGGACGCGGCGTGAAAGGCCAAAAGTCCCGTTCCGGCGTCGCCATCAAGGGCTTCGAAGGCGGTCAGATGCCGCTGCACCAGCGTCTGCCCAAGCGCGGCTTCACCAAGCCGAACCGGGCGCGCTTCGTGGAAGTCACGCTCGGCCGGCTTCAGGCCGCGATCGACGCGGGCAAGCTGGACGCCAAGTCCGCCGTCGACGGCGAGGCTCTGGTCAAGTCCGGCGTCATCCGCCGCGTGCGCGACGGCGTGCGCCTGATCGGCGGCGGCGAGCTGAAAGCCAAGCTGAACATCACCGTGGCCGGCGCTTCGGGCCCGGCCAAGGCCGCGGTCGAAAAGGCCGGCGGCTCGGTGACCGAGACCCGCGCCAAGGCCGACGCCGAAGCCTAG
- the rpmD gene encoding 50S ribosomal protein L30, with protein MAAKKTLRVRQTGSPIRRPNEQAATLKGLGLGKIGRERELEDTASVRGMIRKVAHLVEIVE; from the coding sequence ATGGCTGCGAAGAAAACCCTCCGGGTGCGCCAGACCGGCAGCCCGATCCGCCGTCCGAACGAGCAGGCCGCGACCCTGAAGGGTCTGGGCCTGGGCAAGATCGGCCGTGAACGCGAGCTCGAGGACACCGCCTCGGTGCGTGGGATGATCCGCAAGGTCGCCCACCTCGTCGAGATCGTCGAGTAG
- the rpsE gene encoding 30S ribosomal protein S5, producing MAREDNRGRDRRRREDNDEPELIDKLVQINRVAKTVKGGRNFQFAALAVVGDGKGRVGFGQGKAREVPEAIRKSTEEAKKMMIRVPLREGRTLHHDAKGRWGAGKVVLRAAPPGTGVIAGGPMRAVLESLGVQDVVAKSTGSSNPYNMVRATFEALKAQNSPRSVAAKRGMKVADLVDRRQDGASAPEAIES from the coding sequence ATGGCTCGAGAAGACAATCGCGGTCGCGACCGTCGTCGCCGGGAAGACAACGACGAACCGGAACTGATCGACAAGCTCGTTCAGATCAACCGGGTCGCCAAGACCGTGAAGGGCGGCCGGAACTTCCAGTTCGCCGCGCTCGCGGTGGTCGGCGACGGCAAGGGCCGGGTCGGGTTCGGACAGGGCAAGGCGCGCGAAGTGCCTGAAGCCATCCGCAAGTCGACCGAGGAAGCCAAGAAGATGATGATCCGCGTGCCGCTGCGCGAAGGCCGTACGCTGCATCACGACGCCAAGGGCCGTTGGGGCGCGGGCAAGGTCGTGCTGCGCGCCGCGCCTCCGGGCACCGGCGTCATCGCGGGCGGTCCGATGCGTGCGGTGCTCGAAAGCCTGGGCGTTCAGGACGTCGTGGCCAAGTCGACCGGCTCGTCGAACCCCTACAACATGGTGCGCGCCACGTTCGAAGCCCTGAAGGCCCAGAACTCGCCGCGCTCGGTGGCCGCCAAGCGCGGCATGAAAGTGGCCGATCTGGTCGACCGTCGTCAGGACGGCGCCAGCGCGCCCGAAGCGATCGAATCGTAA
- the rplR gene encoding 50S ribosomal protein L18 — MKSARDQMRRRAQRNRARLKKMGAGRPRLSVYRSSKHIYAQIIDDAQGVTVAAASTIEPGLDASGATVAAAQEVGRKVAERAKEKGLTEVVFDRGGYIYHGRVKALADAAREGGLNF; from the coding sequence ATGAAATCCGCACGAGATCAAATGCGGCGCCGCGCGCAACGCAACCGCGCCCGCCTCAAGAAGATGGGAGCCGGTCGCCCGCGTCTGTCGGTCTACCGCTCGTCCAAGCACATCTACGCCCAGATCATCGACGACGCCCAGGGCGTCACGGTGGCTGCGGCCTCGACGATCGAACCCGGTCTGGACGCTTCGGGCGCCACCGTCGCCGCCGCCCAGGAAGTCGGCCGCAAGGTCGCCGAACGGGCCAAGGAGAAGGGCCTCACCGAGGTCGTGTTCGACCGCGGCGGCTACATCTATCACGGGCGCGTCAAGGCGCTCGCCGACGCCGCCCGTGAGGGCGGCCTGAACTTCTAA
- the rplF gene encoding 50S ribosomal protein L6 — MSRLGKLPVEIPSGVTASVNGGLVSVKGPKGELAMDLPASVRVLQEDNTLRVEPAENSKSAKAMFGTARARIKNMVQGVTQGFEKNLELVGVGYRAQMQGNDLKLSLGLSHDVVYTPREGIKIATPKPTEIKIEGADAQAVGQTAAEIRKFRPPEPYKGKGVKYAGEYIRRKEGKKK; from the coding sequence ATGTCCCGTCTAGGCAAGCTGCCTGTCGAAATCCCCTCCGGCGTCACCGCTTCGGTGAACGGCGGGCTGGTGTCGGTGAAGGGTCCCAAGGGCGAACTCGCCATGGATCTGCCCGCCAGCGTGCGCGTCCTGCAGGAGGACAACACGCTGCGCGTCGAGCCGGCGGAAAACTCCAAGTCGGCCAAGGCGATGTTCGGCACCGCGCGTGCGCGGATCAAGAACATGGTCCAGGGCGTGACCCAAGGCTTCGAGAAGAACCTTGAACTGGTCGGCGTGGGTTACCGCGCGCAGATGCAGGGCAATGATCTCAAGCTCTCGCTGGGTCTGTCCCACGACGTGGTCTACACCCCGCGCGAGGGCATCAAGATCGCCACGCCCAAGCCCACCGAGATCAAGATCGAGGGCGCGGACGCGCAGGCCGTGGGCCAGACCGCGGCGGAGATCCGCAAGTTCCGTCCGCCGGAGCCCTACAAGGGCAAGGGCGTGAAGTATGCGGGCGAGTACATCCGCCGCAAAGAAGGCAAGAAGAAGTAG
- the rpsH gene encoding 30S ribosomal protein S8 — MSVNDPLGDMLTRIRNALMRNRTTVTTPASKLRGRVLEVLLEEGYIRGYSESTDAQGFKQYEIELKYYEGAPVISDIKRVSKPGRREYRKVRDLPLVQNGLGIAIISTPQGVMSDAAARAKNVGGEILCHVS; from the coding sequence ATGTCCGTGAACGATCCGCTCGGCGATATGCTGACCCGCATCCGCAACGCCCTGATGCGCAACCGGACCACCGTGACCACGCCGGCTTCCAAGCTGCGCGGCCGGGTGCTCGAGGTGCTGCTCGAAGAGGGCTATATCCGCGGCTACTCCGAGAGCACCGACGCCCAGGGCTTCAAGCAGTACGAGATCGAGCTGAAGTACTATGAAGGCGCTCCGGTGATCTCCGACATCAAACGCGTGTCCAAGCCGGGCCGTCGCGAGTACCGCAAGGTGCGCGACCTGCCGCTCGTGCAGAACGGTCTGGGCATCGCGATCATCTCCACTCCGCAGGGCGTGATGAGCGACGCTGCGGCGCGCGCCAAGAACGTCGGCGGCGAAATCCTCTGCCACGTCAGCTAG
- the rpsN gene encoding 30S ribosomal protein S14, whose product MAKKSAVERNLKRKRLADQYAAKRAALKAVARDTSKPVEERFAAQLKLADLPRNSAPTRVRNRCQVTGRPRAYYRKLKMSRVALRQLASHGLIPGMVKSSW is encoded by the coding sequence ATGGCCAAGAAAAGCGCTGTCGAGCGGAACCTGAAGCGTAAGCGCCTGGCGGACCAGTACGCCGCCAAACGCGCCGCGCTGAAGGCTGTCGCCCGCGACACCTCGAAGCCTGTGGAAGAGCGGTTCGCCGCCCAGCTGAAGCTGGCGGACCTGCCGCGCAATTCCGCGCCGACCCGGGTCCGCAACCGGTGCCAGGTCACCGGCCGTCCGCGGGCGTATTACCGCAAGCTGAAGATGTCGCGCGTCGCGCTGCGTCAGCTGGCCAGCCACGGGCTGATCCCGGGCATGGTCAAGTCGAGCTGGTAG
- the rplE gene encoding 50S ribosomal protein L5 — MADVAEYEPRLKTRYREEIRAKLKEKFGYSNDMEIPRLDKVVINMGVGEAAQDSKKIQGALADLQAISGQKPIATKSKKSIAGFKLREEQLIGAKVTLRKDRMYEFLDRLVTIALPRVRDFRGLNGKSFDGRGNFAMGLKEHIVFPEIDYDKVDQIRGMDIIVTTTAKTDEEAKALLAELDFPFTS; from the coding sequence ATGGCTGACGTCGCTGAATACGAACCGCGCCTGAAAACGCGGTATCGCGAAGAGATCCGCGCGAAGCTGAAGGAAAAGTTCGGCTACAGCAACGACATGGAGATCCCGCGCCTGGACAAGGTCGTGATCAACATGGGCGTGGGCGAGGCCGCTCAGGATTCCAAGAAGATCCAGGGCGCGCTGGCCGATCTTCAGGCGATCTCCGGCCAGAAGCCGATCGCCACGAAGTCCAAGAAGTCGATCGCCGGCTTCAAGCTTCGCGAGGAGCAGCTGATCGGTGCGAAGGTCACCCTTCGCAAGGATCGCATGTACGAGTTTCTCGACCGTCTGGTCACGATCGCTCTGCCGCGCGTCCGCGACTTCCGCGGGCTCAACGGCAAGAGCTTCGACGGCCGGGGCAATTTCGCAATGGGTCTCAAGGAGCACATCGTGTTCCCCGAGATCGATTACGACAAGGTCGACCAAATCCGCGGCATGGACATCATCGTGACCACCACCGCGAAAACTGACGAAGAAGCGAAGGCCCTGCTGGCCGAGCTCGACTTTCCGTTCACGAGCTGA
- the rplX gene encoding 50S ribosomal protein L24 has product MAAKIKKGDKVVVLTGRDKGKTGEVVRVLPKEDRVVVSGVNTVKRHQRPTQMSAGGIEEKDAPLHVSNVALVDPKTGEPTKVGFKIGKDGKKVRVAKKSGEVIDG; this is encoded by the coding sequence ATGGCTGCGAAGATCAAAAAAGGCGACAAGGTCGTCGTCCTGACCGGCCGCGACAAGGGCAAGACCGGCGAGGTCGTCCGCGTGCTGCCGAAGGAAGACCGCGTCGTGGTCTCCGGTGTGAACACGGTCAAGCGCCACCAGCGCCCGACCCAGATGAGCGCCGGCGGCATCGAAGAAAAAGACGCGCCGCTCCACGTCTCCAACGTGGCGCTCGTCGATCCCAAGACCGGCGAGCCGACGAAGGTCGGCTTCAAGATCGGCAAGGACGGCAAGAAAGTGCGCGTGGCCAAGAAGTCCGGCGAGGTGATCGATGGCTGA
- the rplN gene encoding 50S ribosomal protein L14, whose protein sequence is MIQMQSNLDVADNSGARRVQCIKVLGGAKRRYAGIGDIIVVSVKEATPKGRVKKGEVRKAVVVRTARDIKRRDGSVIRFDSNAAVLLNNNNEPIGTRIFGPVPRELRAKQHMKIVSLAPEVL, encoded by the coding sequence ATGATCCAGATGCAATCCAATCTGGACGTGGCCGACAATTCCGGGGCCCGCCGCGTGCAGTGCATCAAGGTGCTCGGCGGCGCGAAGCGCCGGTACGCGGGCATCGGCGACATCATCGTGGTGTCGGTCAAGGAAGCCACGCCCAAGGGCCGCGTGAAAAAAGGCGAAGTACGCAAGGCGGTCGTCGTGCGCACCGCCCGCGACATCAAGCGCCGCGACGGAAGCGTCATCCGCTTCGACAGCAACGCCGCGGTTCTGCTGAACAACAACAACGAGCCGATCGGCACCCGGATTTTCGGCCCGGTGCCGCGTGAGCTGCGCGCCAAGCAGCACATGAAGATCGTCTCGCTCGCGCCGGAGGTGCTTTAG
- the rpsQ gene encoding 30S ribosomal protein S17 — protein sequence MPKRILQGVVVSDKQTKTVIVRVERTFLHPLLRKTVRRSKKYHAHDETGAIKVGERVLIQECAPKSKLKRWEVVPAQA from the coding sequence ATGCCGAAGCGCATCCTTCAAGGCGTCGTCGTCAGCGACAAGCAGACCAAGACGGTGATCGTCCGCGTCGAGCGGACCTTCCTGCACCCTCTGCTTCGCAAGACCGTGCGCCGGTCGAAGAAGTATCACGCCCACGATGAAACGGGCGCGATCAAGGTTGGCGAGCGCGTCCTGATCCAGGAGTGCGCGCCGAAGTCGAAGCTCAAGCGGTGGGAGGTCGTCCCGGCCCAGGCGTAA
- the rpmC gene encoding 50S ribosomal protein L29, with amino-acid sequence MKAEDVRAMSDDQLTDELLKLKKEQFNLRFQQATGQLENTARFKQIRRDVARIKTDMRRRAIETQGS; translated from the coding sequence ATGAAGGCCGAAGACGTTCGCGCGATGAGCGACGATCAGCTTACGGACGAGCTCCTCAAGCTGAAGAAAGAACAGTTCAATCTGCGGTTCCAGCAGGCCACCGGCCAGCTCGAGAACACCGCGCGCTTCAAGCAGATCCGCCGGGATGTCGCCCGGATCAAGACGGACATGCGCCGGCGCGCCATCGAAACTCAGGGGAGCTGA
- the rplP gene encoding 50S ribosomal protein L16 — translation MLQPKRTKFRKAHKGRIHGNAKGGYTLNFGSYGLKAVQPERVTARQIEATRRAITRHMKRAGRVWIRVFPDLPVSKKPTEVRMGKGKGSPEYWVAKIKPGRIMFEIDGVPDEVAREALRLGAAKLPIKTKIVTRPGEQERA, via the coding sequence ATGCTTCAACCGAAGCGCACCAAATTCCGCAAGGCGCACAAGGGCCGCATCCACGGCAACGCCAAGGGCGGCTATACGCTGAACTTCGGCTCGTACGGCCTTAAGGCCGTGCAGCCCGAGCGCGTCACGGCCCGCCAGATCGAGGCGACCCGCCGGGCCATCACCCGCCACATGAAGCGGGCCGGCCGGGTGTGGATCCGCGTGTTCCCCGATCTGCCGGTGTCGAAAAAGCCGACCGAAGTGCGGATGGGTAAGGGCAAGGGCTCGCCCGAATACTGGGTGGCCAAGATCAAGCCTGGCCGGATCATGTTCGAGATCGACGGCGTGCCTGACGAGGTCGCGCGCGAAGCGCTGCGCCTGGGCGCGGCCAAGCTGCCGATCAAGACCAAGATCGTGACCCGTCCGGGCGAGCAGGAGAGAGCGTGA
- the rpsC gene encoding 30S ribosomal protein S3, with protein sequence MGQKINPIGLRVGINRTWESRWFAKGEEYADLLHEDLKIRTFLKERLKNASVSRIIIERPHKKCRITIHTARPGVVIGKKGADIEKLRREVSKMVEGEVFLNLVEVRKPEVDATLVAESIAQQLERRVAFRRAMKRSLQTTMRMGALGCKIMCGGRLGGAEIARTEKYADGSVPLHTLRADIDYGFAEAKTAMGIIGVKVWIYKGEILEHDPMAQEKRMLDSGEQRQRSGRQAA encoded by the coding sequence ATGGGTCAGAAGATCAATCCGATCGGCCTGCGGGTCGGCATCAACCGCACCTGGGAGAGCCGCTGGTTCGCCAAGGGCGAAGAGTACGCCGATCTGCTGCACGAAGACCTGAAGATCCGCACCTTCCTCAAGGAGCGTCTGAAGAACGCGTCGGTCTCGCGCATCATCATCGAGCGTCCGCACAAGAAGTGCCGCATCACCATCCACACCGCCCGTCCCGGCGTCGTGATCGGCAAGAAGGGCGCGGACATCGAGAAGCTGCGCCGTGAAGTGTCGAAGATGGTCGAGGGCGAGGTGTTCCTCAATCTCGTCGAAGTCCGCAAGCCGGAAGTCGACGCGACCCTGGTCGCGGAGTCCATCGCCCAGCAGCTCGAGCGCCGCGTGGCTTTCCGCCGCGCGATGAAGCGCTCGCTGCAGACCACGATGCGCATGGGCGCCCTGGGCTGCAAGATCATGTGCGGCGGCCGTCTGGGCGGCGCGGAGATCGCGCGGACCGAGAAATACGCCGACGGTTCGGTGCCGCTGCACACGCTGCGCGCCGACATCGATTACGGCTTCGCCGAGGCGAAGACCGCGATGGGCATCATCGGCGTGAAGGTCTGGATCTACAAAGGCGAGATCCTCGAGCACGACCCGATGGCCCAGGAAAAGCGCATGCTCGACTCCGGCGAGCAGCGTCAGCGGTCCGGCCGTCAGGCGGCGTAA
- the rplV gene encoding 50S ribosomal protein L22 — protein sequence MGQAKNPRRVAENEARAKLRMMRISPQKLNLVAEMIRGKKVERALNDLEFSRKRAAQDVKKVLESAIANAENNHGLDIDSLVVSEAFVGKNIVMKRFRARARGRGAKILKPFSELTIVVREVEEAA from the coding sequence ATGGGCCAGGCGAAAAATCCCCGCCGCGTTGCTGAGAACGAGGCGCGCGCCAAGCTGCGGATGATGCGCATCAGCCCGCAGAAGCTCAACCTGGTCGCGGAGATGATCCGCGGCAAGAAGGTCGAGCGTGCGCTGAACGACCTCGAATTCTCGCGCAAGCGCGCCGCTCAGGACGTCAAGAAGGTGCTCGAAAGCGCCATCGCGAACGCTGAGAACAATCACGGCCTGGACATCGACTCGCTGGTCGTGTCCGAGGCCTTTGTCGGCAAGAACATCGTGATGAAGCGCTTCCGCGCCCGCGCTCGCGGCCGTGGCGCGAAAATCCTCAAGCCGTTCTCCGAGCTGACGATCGTCGTGCGTGAAGTCGAGGAGGCCGCGTAA
- the rpsS gene encoding 30S ribosomal protein S19: protein MPRSVWKGPFVDGYLLKKAEAAHEGGRKQAIKTWSRRSTIMPQFVGLTFQVHNGNKFIPVLVSEEMVGHKLGEFAPTRTYYGHAADKKAKRK from the coding sequence ATGCCCCGTTCTGTCTGGAAAGGTCCGTTCGTAGACGGATACCTCCTGAAGAAAGCCGAAGCCGCGCATGAAGGCGGCCGCAAGCAGGCGATCAAGACCTGGTCGCGGCGGTCCACCATCATGCCGCAGTTCGTGGGTCTGACCTTTCAGGTCCACAACGGCAACAAGTTCATCCCCGTTCTGGTGTCCGAGGAAATGGTCGGCCACAAGCTCGGCGAGTTCGCTCCGACCCGGACCTATTACGGCCACGCGGCGGACAAGAAAGCCAAGAGGAAGTAG
- the rplB gene encoding 50S ribosomal protein L2, protein MALKTFKPTSPGRRSLVLVDRSDLYEGRPEKTLVEGLRKKGGRNNTGRITARRRGGGAKRLYRQIDFKRRKFDVPATVERLEYDPNRTAFIALIKYEDGELAYILAPQRLAVGDTIVSGERVEVRPGNAMKLRAMPVGTIVHNVELKPMKGGQVARSAGAYAQLVGRDAGYAQIRLMSGELRMVHQDCLATVGAVSNPDHLNINLGKAGRTRHMGKRPAVRGVAMNPVDHPHGGGEGRTSGGRHPVTPWGKPTKGRKTRRNKATDKFIIRSRHERKKR, encoded by the coding sequence ATGGCTCTGAAGACCTTCAAGCCGACCTCGCCGGGCCGCCGCAGTCTCGTGCTGGTGGACCGTTCGGACCTGTACGAAGGGCGTCCCGAAAAGACGCTCGTCGAAGGGCTCCGCAAGAAGGGCGGCCGCAACAACACCGGCCGGATCACCGCCCGCCGTCGCGGCGGCGGCGCCAAGCGGCTGTATCGCCAGATCGACTTCAAGCGGCGCAAGTTCGACGTGCCCGCCACGGTCGAGCGTCTGGAATACGACCCGAACCGGACCGCGTTCATCGCGCTGATCAAGTACGAGGACGGCGAGCTCGCCTACATCCTCGCGCCGCAGCGCCTGGCCGTGGGCGACACCATCGTCTCCGGCGAGCGCGTGGAAGTGCGCCCGGGCAACGCGATGAAGCTGCGCGCCATGCCGGTCGGCACGATCGTGCACAATGTCGAGCTCAAGCCGATGAAGGGCGGTCAGGTCGCCCGTTCGGCCGGCGCCTACGCCCAGCTGGTCGGCCGTGACGCGGGCTACGCCCAGATCCGTCTGATGAGCGGCGAGCTGCGCATGGTTCACCAGGACTGCCTGGCGACGGTGGGTGCGGTGTCCAACCCCGACCACCTGAACATCAATCTCGGCAAGGCCGGCCGCACGCGTCACATGGGTAAGCGTCCCGCGGTGCGCGGCGTGGCCATGAACCCGGTCGACCACCCGCACGGCGGCGGTGAAGGCCGCACCTCGGGCGGCCGCCACCCGGTCACCCCGTGGGGCAAGCCGACCAAGGGCCGCAAGACTCGCCGCAACAAGGCGACCGACAAGTTCATCATCCGCTCGCGCCACGAGCGCAAGAAACGCTAA
- a CDS encoding 50S ribosomal protein L23 — MPAPKHYDTLIAPVITEKATLLSEENKVVFRVPLSANKKDIAEAVEELFKVKVKAVNTLRLKGKTKRFRGIAGKRDDVKKAVVTLEEGHSIDVTTGL; from the coding sequence ATGCCCGCTCCGAAGCACTACGACACCCTGATCGCGCCGGTGATCACCGAGAAGGCCACCCTCCTGTCCGAGGAGAACAAGGTCGTCTTCCGCGTGCCGCTCAGCGCGAACAAGAAAGACATCGCCGAGGCGGTCGAGGAACTGTTCAAGGTCAAGGTCAAGGCCGTGAACACTCTCCGTCTCAAGGGCAAGACCAAGCGGTTCCGCGGCATCGCGGGCAAGCGTGACGACGTCAAGAAGGCGGTCGTGACCCTCGAAGAGGGCCACTCCATCGACGTCACCACCGGCCTGTAA
- the rplD gene encoding 50S ribosomal protein L4 produces the protein MKLDVIKLDSGKAGSVDLDDAIFGIEEIRADILQRCVKWQLSRRQAGTHKTKERSEIKRTKKKMYRQKGTGGARHGARSAPIFVGGGVAHGPRVRSHATDLPKKVRALALKHALSSKAGAKQIIVLDEARLDAPKTRELSEKLAKLGLSNALVVDGETLDENFARAARNIPLIDVLPAQGLNVYDVLRRDTLVLTKAAIEKINERLAPQEAA, from the coding sequence ATGAAACTCGACGTGATCAAGCTCGATTCCGGCAAGGCCGGATCGGTCGATCTCGACGACGCCATTTTCGGCATCGAAGAGATCCGCGCCGACATCCTGCAGCGCTGCGTCAAGTGGCAGCTGTCGCGCCGTCAGGCCGGCACCCACAAGACCAAAGAGCGCAGCGAGATCAAGCGCACCAAGAAGAAGATGTATCGGCAGAAGGGCACCGGCGGCGCGCGCCACGGTGCGCGTTCGGCGCCGATCTTCGTCGGCGGCGGCGTGGCCCACGGCCCGCGCGTGCGCAGCCATGCGACCGACCTTCCCAAGAAGGTCCGCGCGCTGGCGCTTAAGCACGCGCTGTCCTCCAAGGCCGGCGCCAAGCAGATCATCGTGCTCGACGAGGCTCGCCTCGACGCGCCGAAGACCCGCGAACTGAGCGAGAAGCTCGCCAAGCTGGGCCTGTCGAACGCCCTGGTGGTCGACGGCGAGACGCTGGACGAGAACTTCGCCCGCGCCGCGCGCAACATCCCGCTGATCGACGTGCTGCCGGCTCAGGGCCTGAACGTCTATGACGTGCTGCGCCGCGACACGCTGGTGCTCACCAAGGCGGCGATCGAGAAGATCAACGAGCGGCTCGCGCCGCAGGAGGCCGCGTGA